A portion of the Drosophila innubila isolate TH190305 chromosome 3L unlocalized genomic scaffold, UK_Dinn_1.0 0_D_3L, whole genome shotgun sequence genome contains these proteins:
- the LOC117787263 gene encoding papilin-like: MKFILILACLTLFVAYTQGQRSCRGRVPRNEQSCLGRRDSGRSGRRQSCRRNANNDMWYYDRWTQSCRKMSYRGCGGNRNRYCSLEACERKCIRRVVTLPSTEPTESTEPTESTEQTEPTVSVEAATVP, translated from the exons atgaaattcattttaatccTGGCTTGTCTCACGCTCTTCGTGGCCTATACTCAGGGTCAACGCTCTTGTCGAGGTCGTGTTCCTCGTA ATGAGCAAAGTTGTCTTGGCCGCAGAGATTCCGGACGGAGTGGACGTCGGCAGAGTTGTCGAAGAAATGCCAATAACGATATGTGGTACTATGACCGGTGGACTCAGTCCTGCAGGAAAATGTCCTATCGAGGTTGTGGTGGTAACAGAAATCGCTATTGCTCTTTGGAAGCTTGTGAAAGGAAATGCATTCGTAGAGTTGTAACACTTCCTTCCACTGAACCAACTGAATCAACTGAGCCAACTGAATCAACTGAACAAACTGAACCAACTGTATCAGTTGAAGCTGCTACAGTaccataa
- the LOC117786580 gene encoding G-protein coupled receptor Mth-like isoform X1 — MRSWIGLLLSLLLISSTKADIPECDYFDTVKLTDSVKFPNGSYLYENIIIPKEQTGEYDYEILVDGVKVDVPKHLRGCACKLGTCIRFCCQKNLVLVDDERACEKYTSAELKYDPFVNVTLNNGTEVRRHVLNEFIVQHDLPVPCTGHFHLDALNDETKSWKLFENGVLLRNGDNRSLSKQEYCMQPHPILTPKGESILMLVPHNCYDPAPSQLLYNILRILSIILLLITCFVYLWIPKLRTLHGYCFVCYMLCLVVAFALLTVDNLHRDWSLFGCKVNGYVGYFAVMAGFFWLTVISFDLWNSFRGNNYTVRRHTNMYRFFMYSLYAWGAAALLTIIIIIVDHSLDRDNDENLPWLPGVAMYNCWVKTNDWSAMIYFHGLMALQIIFNMTMFILTAIRIVEVKKELKSLNLPEAREKHMRSDNQTFRMFVRLFVIMGITWTFEIFAYLLQNNASWESVLKIFDYINCAQGVIIFILFVLKRSVMNLILDRIRGISSADDEDGSDEEIALQDRDGINKNIGPNILN; from the exons ATGCGAAGTTGGATAGGACTTCTGCTAAGTCTGCTTTTAATAAGTAGCACAAAAGCTGATATTCCCGAATGTGATTACTTTGACACAGTCAAATTAACGGATAGTGTTAAATTCCCAAATGGTTCGTATCTTTACGAAAATATCATAATTCCTAAGGAACAAACTGGCGAATATGATTACGAGATTCTGGTGGATGGAGTAAAGGTGGATGTGCCAAAACATCTGAGAGGATGTGCCTGTAAACTAGGCACTTGTATAAGATTCTGTTGTCAGAAGAATCTGGTGCTCGTTGACGATGAACGGGCGTGTGAGAAATATACTTCAGCAGAACTTAAATACGATCCATTTGTGAATGTAACTCTCAACAATGGCACAGAGGTCAGGAGACATGTCCTCAATGAGTTCATTGTTCAGCATGATTTACCAGTGCCCTGCACAGGACATTTTCACCTTGACGCGCTAAATGACGAAACCAAGAGTTGGAAATTGTTTGAG aaTGGAGTCTTGCTGCGTAATGGTGACAACCGAAGTCTGTCCAAGCAGGAATATTGTATGCAGCCCCATCCCATCCTGACCCCGAAAGGCGAGTCGATTTTAATGCTGGTGCCCCACAATTGTTATGATCCAGCTCCGAGTCAACTGCTGTACAACATAC TTCGAATTCTGTCGATAATCTTGTTGCTAATTACTTGCTTCGTTTACCTTTGGATCCCGAAGCTTCGGACTCTACATGGATATTGTTTTGTATGCTATATGCTTTGTCTTGTTGTGGCATTTGCATTACTGACAGTCGATAATCTACATAGAGATTGGAGTCTATTTGGATGTAAAGTGAATG GTTACGTAGGATATTTTGCAGTAATGGCAGGATTCTTCTGGCTAACAGTTATCAGTTTTGATCTGTGGAATAGTTTCCGGGGAAACAACTATACCGTTCGACGTCACACAAACATGTATCGCTTCTTCATGTATAGCCTGTATGCCTGGGGAGCTGCCGCTCTTCTTAcgataatcataataatagtTGATCACAGTTTGGATCGAGATAATGATGAAAACTTACCTTGGTTACCAGGAGTTGCGATGTACAATTGCTGGGTCAAAA CTAATGACTGGTCTGCTATGATATATTTCCATGGACTTATGGCACTTCAAATCATTTTCAACATGACGATGTTTATTCTGACG GCCATTCGCATTGTGGAAGTAAAAAAGGAGCTGAAGAGCTTGAATTTACCCGAGGCACGGGAGAAACATATGAGATCCGATAATCAAAC GTTCAGAATGTTTGTACGTTTGTTCGTCATCATGGGTATTACGTGGACCTTTGAGATATTTGCATATCTTTTGCAAAACAATGCTTCTTGGGAAAGTGTCTTAAAAATCTTTGACTACATTAACTGTGCCCAGGGAGTCAtcatattcattttgtttgtgctCAAGCGAAGTGTAATGAATCTGATTTTGGATAG AATTCGAGGTATAAGCTCAGCTGATGATGAGGACGGCTCCGATGAAGAGATCGCATTACAAGACAGGGACggcattaataaaaatatcggtCCTAATATCTTGAATTAG
- the LOC117788050 gene encoding kunitz-type U15-theraphotoxin-Hs1g-like, with amino-acid sequence MLFILILILSIAYAQDFDGCAGCPDDQSCDGGKNIGHADLEGCSLNANNEMWYYSGNSCNKMKYLGCGGNRNRYCSKFHCVILCARIFDTKLSKW; translated from the exons atgttatttattctAATCTTAATACTCTCCATAGCTTACGCTCAGGACTTCGACGGTTGTGCTGGATGTCCTG ATGATCAGAGCTGCGACGGCGGTAAAAATATAGGACACGCGGATTTAGAGGGCTGTAGTTTAAATGCCAACAATGAGATGTGGTACTACAGTGGTAATTCCtgtaacaaaatgaaatatctCGGCTGTGGTGGCAATAGAAATCGATACTGCAGCAAGTTCCATTGTGTGATCTTATGTGCTCGTATTTTTGATACTAAATTATCTAAAtggtaa
- the LOC117786579 gene encoding G-protein coupled receptor Mth-like has translation MRSWIGLLLSLLLISSTKADIPECDYFDTVKLTDSVKFPNGSYLYENIIIPKEQTGEYDYEILVDGVKVDVPKHLRGCACKLGTCIRFCCQNNLVLVDDERACEKYTSAELKYDPFVNVTLNNGTEVRRHVLNEFIVQHDLPVPCTGHFHLDALNDETMSWKLFENGVLLRNGDNRSLSKQEYCMQPHPIQTAEGVSILMLVPHNCYDPAPSQLLYIILRAVSIILFLITCIVYLWIPKLRTLHGYCFVCYMLCLVVAFTLLTVDNLHRDWTQYGCKVNGYVGYFAVMAGFFWLTVISFDLWNSFRGNNYTVRRHTNMYRFFMYSLYAWGAAALLTLTIIKIDHSVDDNVDNEPWLPGVAMHSCWIKTQDDKGSALKYFFGPMALQIIFNMTMFILTAFRIVEVKKELESLNLPEAREKHLKSDNQTFRMFVRLFVIMGIMWTFEIFAYLLQNNASWESVLKIFDYINCAQGVIIFILFVLKRSVMNLILDRIRGISSADDEDGSDEGIALQDRDGVNKKIGPNILN, from the exons ATGCGAAGTTGGATAGGACTTCTGCTAAGTCTGCTTTTAATAAGTAGCACAAAAGCTGATATTCCCGAATGTGATTACTTTGACACAGTCAAATTAACGGATAGTGTTAAATTCCCAAATGGTTCGTATCTTTACGAAAATATCATAATTCCTAAGGAACAAACTGGCGAATATGATTACGAGATTCTGGTGGATGGAGTAAAGGTGGATGTGCCAAAACATCTGAGAGGATGTGCCTGTAAACTAGGCACTTGTATAAGATTCTGTTGTCAGAACAATCTGGTGCTCGTTGACGATGAACGGGCGTGTGAGAAATATACTTCAGCAGAACTTAAATACGATCCATTTGTGAATGTAACTCTCAACAATGGCACAGAGGTCAGGAGACATGTCCTCAATGAGTTCATTGTTCAGCATGATTTACCAGTGCCCTGCACAGGACATTTTCACCTTGACGCGCTAAATGACGAAACCATGAGTTGGAAATTGTTTGAG aaTGGAGTCTTGCTGCGTAATGGTGACAACCGAAGTCTGTCCAAGCAGGAATATTGTATGCAGCCCCATCCCATCCAGACCGCGGAGGGCGTGTCGATCTTAATGCTGGTGCCCCACAATTGTTATGATCCAGCTCCGAGTCAACTGCTATACATCATAC TTAGAGCTGTGTCGATAATATTGTTCCTAATTACTTGCATCGTTTACCTTTGGATCCCGAAGCTTCGGACTCTACATGGATATTGTTTTGTATGCTATATGCTTTGTCTTGTTGTGGCATTTACACTACTGACAGTCGATAATCTACATAGAGATTGGACACAATATGGATGTAAAGTGAATG GTTACGTAGGATATTTTGCAGTAATGGCAGGATTCTTCTGGCTAACAGTTATCAGCTTTGATCTGTGGAATAGTTTCCGGGGAAACAACTATACCGTTCGACGTCACACAAACATGTATCGCTTCTTCATGTATAGCCTGTATGCCTGGGGAGCTGCCGCTCTTCTAACCTtaactattataaaaattgatcatAGTGTGGATGATAATGTTGATAATGAACCTTGGTTACCAGGAGTTGCGATGCACTCTTGTTGGATCAAAA CTCAAGATGATAAGGGGTCtgcattgaaatatttttttggacCAATGGCACTTCAAATCATTTTCAACATGACGATGTTTATTCTGACG GCCTTTCGAATTGTGGAAGTAAAAAAGGAGCTGGAGAGCTTGAATTTACCCGAGGCACGGGAGAAACATTTGAAATCCGATAATCAAAC GTTCAGAATGTTTGTACGTTTGTTCGTCATCATGGGTATAATGTGGACCTTTGAGATATTTGCATATCTTTTGCAAAACAATGCTTCTTGGGAAAGTGTCTTAAAAATCTTTGACTACATTAACTGTGCCCAGGGAGTCAtcatattcattttgtttgtgctCAAGCGAAGTGTAATGAATCTGATTTTGGATAG AATTCGAGGTATAAGCTCAGCTGATGATGAGGACGGCTCCGATGAAGGCATCGCATTGCAAGACAGGGACGGCGTTAATAAAAAGATCGGTCCTAATATCTTGAATTAG
- the LOC117786580 gene encoding G-protein coupled receptor Mth-like isoform X2 produces the protein MRSWIGLLLSLLLISSTKADIPECDYFDTVKLTDSVKFPNGSYLYENIIIPKEQTGEYDYEILVDGVKVDVPKHLRGCACKLGTCIRFCCQKNLVLVDDERACEKYTSAELKYDPFVNVTLNNGTEVRRHVLNEFIVQHDLPVPCTGHFHLDALNDETKSWKLFENGVLLRNGDNRSLSKQEYCMQPHPILTPKGESILMLVPHNCYDPAPSQLLYNILRILSIILLLITCFVYLWIPKLRTLHGYCFVCYMLCLVVAFALLTVDNLHRDWSLFGCKVNGYVGYFAVMAGFFWLTVISFDLWNSFRGNNYTVRRHTNMYRFFMYSLYAWGAAALLTIIIIIVDHSLDRDNDENLPWLPGVAMYNCWVKTNDWSAMIYFHGLMALQIIFNMTMFILTAIRIVEVKKELKSLNLPEAREKHMRSDNQTFRMFVRLFVIMGITWTFEIFAYLLQNNASWESVLKIFDYINCAQGVIIFILFVLKRSVMNLILDRTNQGAISKRKPFPKPAKGMRKITKMTTELTLT, from the exons ATGCGAAGTTGGATAGGACTTCTGCTAAGTCTGCTTTTAATAAGTAGCACAAAAGCTGATATTCCCGAATGTGATTACTTTGACACAGTCAAATTAACGGATAGTGTTAAATTCCCAAATGGTTCGTATCTTTACGAAAATATCATAATTCCTAAGGAACAAACTGGCGAATATGATTACGAGATTCTGGTGGATGGAGTAAAGGTGGATGTGCCAAAACATCTGAGAGGATGTGCCTGTAAACTAGGCACTTGTATAAGATTCTGTTGTCAGAAGAATCTGGTGCTCGTTGACGATGAACGGGCGTGTGAGAAATATACTTCAGCAGAACTTAAATACGATCCATTTGTGAATGTAACTCTCAACAATGGCACAGAGGTCAGGAGACATGTCCTCAATGAGTTCATTGTTCAGCATGATTTACCAGTGCCCTGCACAGGACATTTTCACCTTGACGCGCTAAATGACGAAACCAAGAGTTGGAAATTGTTTGAG aaTGGAGTCTTGCTGCGTAATGGTGACAACCGAAGTCTGTCCAAGCAGGAATATTGTATGCAGCCCCATCCCATCCTGACCCCGAAAGGCGAGTCGATTTTAATGCTGGTGCCCCACAATTGTTATGATCCAGCTCCGAGTCAACTGCTGTACAACATAC TTCGAATTCTGTCGATAATCTTGTTGCTAATTACTTGCTTCGTTTACCTTTGGATCCCGAAGCTTCGGACTCTACATGGATATTGTTTTGTATGCTATATGCTTTGTCTTGTTGTGGCATTTGCATTACTGACAGTCGATAATCTACATAGAGATTGGAGTCTATTTGGATGTAAAGTGAATG GTTACGTAGGATATTTTGCAGTAATGGCAGGATTCTTCTGGCTAACAGTTATCAGTTTTGATCTGTGGAATAGTTTCCGGGGAAACAACTATACCGTTCGACGTCACACAAACATGTATCGCTTCTTCATGTATAGCCTGTATGCCTGGGGAGCTGCCGCTCTTCTTAcgataatcataataatagtTGATCACAGTTTGGATCGAGATAATGATGAAAACTTACCTTGGTTACCAGGAGTTGCGATGTACAATTGCTGGGTCAAAA CTAATGACTGGTCTGCTATGATATATTTCCATGGACTTATGGCACTTCAAATCATTTTCAACATGACGATGTTTATTCTGACG GCCATTCGCATTGTGGAAGTAAAAAAGGAGCTGAAGAGCTTGAATTTACCCGAGGCACGGGAGAAACATATGAGATCCGATAATCAAAC GTTCAGAATGTTTGTACGTTTGTTCGTCATCATGGGTATTACGTGGACCTTTGAGATATTTGCATATCTTTTGCAAAACAATGCTTCTTGGGAAAGTGTCTTAAAAATCTTTGACTACATTAACTGTGCCCAGGGAGTCAtcatattcattttgtttgtgctCAAGCGAAGTGTAATGAATCTGATTTTGGATAG aacTAATCAGGGTGcaatttcaaaaagaaaaccatTTCCAAAGCCAGCTAAAGGAATGCGAAAGATAACTAAGATGACTACCGAATTAACTTTAACTTAG